Within the Miscanthus floridulus cultivar M001 chromosome 2, ASM1932011v1, whole genome shotgun sequence genome, the region AGCACTATCAAATATGAAATAGATCTTGTATTTTGGTTACTGGAGATAGCCTAAAAGCCCGCCACTCTACACGAGACCTTTTTTTTTTAGGGTTTTTGAAATTGTGAGActttttttatattattattggTCCTGTGCTGGGCGTTGTGGAGGAGGATGAGAGGTGTTGCTGGACGGGCATCTCGCCAGCTAGGATGGCCGAGGGATCGAAGCTTTCTCTGAAAGGGAAAGCAGCGAGGagcgagagagaggagagaggaagtGGGGTGCAGTGCAGTCAAAGCTGGCATTGGCatttatctctctctctctctctgactctGAATTGTGTATTCCCAATTCTTTCCCACTCGATTCAAACCCCAGAAAATAGAGCAGTAGGCCGAGAGTCGATAGATTTGGGAGCTAGTACTGGCCCCGTATATATAACCTCCTCTCTCTTCTCGCCTTCTCGCCTTCGATTGCCCTTCCGGCCTTCCTACCTCCTCGccctcccccctcctcctccctctccgtgTCCTCCCCTCGCTTTGGGATCGATTCCGGCTAGGCGTGGGTTGCGCCGATTGATGCGAGGGAGGCAATGGCGGTGTCCTCGCCTTCTTCTGCtccggagaagaagaggaagtggCTGCTCAGCAACAGGAAGGTCAGTGCCGGTTTGTTCCCGTCCTCCCCTGCTGACGCCATCCTTGAGTTGGGTTCCCTTTCTCTTCCACCTGAATGTTTCTTGGTGTTCAAGAACTACACGAATGCCAAGTTTGTGCTTTTTGACTTCTGGATGGGGAAAGGGCTTCACGTCCAAATGCCAGGAGGGCGGAGAGCCGTTTGGATCTCTGAAGCTCGCTGTGCGTGCCTTTTGTTTGTTTCGTTCAACAGCAGCTTGGTTCCAGCGCATTCTGTCCGGCCGGTGGCTTGTCCTGTTTTGGTTTCGTTTGTTTTGTTTGTTCCCCCAAATAGAATGATCTCATCTCAGAGTGCTCAATCCTGCTCTGTTAAGACGGAAGAATACCGCTTTTGCTGCGGGAAATCTGATGTTTCCATTCCGTTTTGATCAGGTGATCGACAAGTACCTGCGGGAGGCGAGGAAGATTCTTACGGCGGCGCCggagggcggcggcggggacGCGGTGGCGGCGCTTGGCCTGGTGGACGCGGCGCTGGAGCTGTCGCCGCGGATGGAGGCTGCCCTGGAGCTGCGGGCGCGCGCTCTCCTCGCGCTGCGACGCTACAGGGAGGTCGCGGAGATGCTCCGCGATTACATCCCCAGCTGCGGCAAGTCGTGCTCTGGCGAGGACACCTCTTCGTCCTCGTCGGCGTCCCTCCTATCCACCGGCTCCGGTGACCTCGGCACGATTTCCCGTGCCAAGCTCCTCTCGCCCGACCGCCACCGCTCCGACGACACGGAGCCTGACGCTCGCCCTGTCCGCTCCTTCCGCTGCTTCGACATCTCCGAGCTCAAGCGCCGCGTCCTTGCCGGCCTCTCCAAGAACCCAAACACGGACACCCAGTGGAGGTACGAAAGCTTCAGCATTGCACGAACTGGTGTCTTGATTTTGCGAATCCGACTGGTTTCCTAATGGTTGGTACCCATCTACAGGTACTTGGTCCTGGGGCAAGCATGCTTCCACCTCGGCCTCATTGAGGACGCTATGGTGCTGCTCCAGaccggccgccgcctcgcttcggCGGCGTTCCGCCGCGAGAGCGTGTGCTGGTCGGACGACAGCTTCTcgtcgtccgccgccgccgccgcggctccCTCCGTCCCGTCCGGCAAAACATCCAAGTCCGGTTCGGCATTCGTAATCCCGGCGATGGAGTCGGAGGCCGTGTCCCAGCTCCTGGCGCACGTGAAGCTCCTGCTCCGGCGCCGCGCGGCTGCCATGGCCGCGCTGGACGCCGGCCTCCCCGCCGAGGCTGTGCGCCATTTCACCAAGATCCTCGAGGCACGCCGTGGCGTGCTGCCGCACCGGTTTGCCGCCGCCTGCCTCGTCGGCCGCGCCGCCGCGTTCCAGGCCGGTGGCCGTCCGGCCGACGCCATCGCGGACTGTAACCGCGCACTCGCCCTGGACCCTGCCTACATCCCGGCCCTCCGTGCCCGCGCCGACCTCCTCCAGTCCGTGGGCGCGCTCGCTGACTGCCTCCGTGACCTTGACCACCTCAAGCTCCTGTACGACGCCGCGCTCCGCGACGGCAAGCTCCCGGGGCCCCGGTGGCGGCCGCAGGGCGGCGTGCGGTACCGCGAGATCGCCGGCGCGCACCGCAAACTGACGGCCCGCATCCAGGGGCTGCGCAGCCGCGTCGCCGCCGGTGAGGCGTGCAACGTCGACTACTACCTGCTGCTGGGCTTGCGGCGCGGGTGCACGCGCTCCGAGCTGGAGCGCGCGCACCTGCTGCTCTCCCTGAAGCTCAAGCCTGACCGCGCCGTCGTGTTCGGGGAACGCCTGGAGCTCGTGGACGAGCACCGCGACCTCGAGGCGGTGCGTGACCAGGCGCGCATGTCCGCGCTGCTGCTGTACAGGATGCTGCAGAAGGGGTACTCGTTCGTGATGTCAGCCGTTCTGGACGAGGAGGCCGCCGAGAGGCAGAAGGCAAAggacgccgccgcggccgcaGCTGCAGCCGCGGCTGCCGCGCTGGCGGCCAAGCAGGAAGCCGCGAAGCAGGAACCACCACAGCAGCCGGCGCCTGGTCAATCCAAGATGAACACGGAGAGCGGCCGTCCAAGAAGCCCACCGGAACGCGCGCAGACGGTGAAACAGAAACCGAAACGCAAGGCCAAGGCCGCGACCACGGCGACAATGCCGAAGGCGCCGGCGGTGGCCGTGACGTCCACAGCCCCTGTTTACCAGGGGGTGTTCTGCCGCGACATGGCGGTGGTGGGAACCCTGCTGTCCCGCGGCGGCGGCTTCGACCGCGCGCTCCCGGTGAAGTGTGAGGCTATGAGCTGCTGACGGAAGCCATCGTGTCTCCCCCGGTCCTACACAACACATGACATGTGCGACGTGGCGTGCACCGAGGCGGAGACAGGCGCAACGTGAGATCCAGCGAGGTGGCGGGAAAGCGGCGATGGGTTTGAATTGTTTGGTCGTCCAACTCGGTGTTGTACAGTTTGGGGGAAGTGGGATTGGTATTGggtgggagtgggagtgggacTGACGGCAAATGGCGAGAGAGGAAAAATGTTGGGATGCAGGTGGGGGAGCTCTAGTGGACGGTAATATTGGCTGCATCTTCATGAATGAGTTGTTACATTATTACAGTGCTTTGAGTTGTGCCCTTGTACCTCGCCGTCGTTGCCTCGTGCTGCAGGTTTCACGCTGAAACCTGATCCGGCTGCTGTGTACGTACTGTACAGTCTTTCACTTGTTGATTGTTGTTTTTTCCGCAATGCAAGATCAGAATCTGCACTCCGCCCCATGAACATGCTGACCTCTCAATAGCCTCTACTGCCGTGCTGTGTTAGCATCATTTGATCCGTGTCTTCTCGCTTTGTTTCACCCAACCCATCTTTGCGTTCGGGTCCGGGGTCCTGGCAGCGTGTTCAGAGGTGCGGGGACGGAGGTCGCTCTTAAAGCTGCATGTAAATGATGCACAGTGACCGATCGCTTGGGCACCCTGCCCCggtcctcccccccccccctgcaATTTCTGCCATTTTTTGTGGCCTTGCGAGGTGACTGTGCTGTGGATATGTATATAGGGAGAGGGGACGCACGACCACGACGCGATGCGATCTACTTGCGTGGTGCCGTGGTGGCAGATTATAGATGCCCCTCGGTCCTCGGCGGCTCGGCGCTGTCGCTGCCAACGCTGCCCGTTTTTGCAAGAGCTATTTCGTTTTTCACCGCGCCACTGCGCCAGCGTGGGCTCCGCTCCTGGACCATCCTGTGTCCCTGGCACCGGAGTTACAGCGCGTGTGCAAGCTTTTCACTCTCCACTTTTCACTGCTCCGTGTCATCACTGAAAGCGAAGGGTGATATGGCCCTGCGGGCGCAAGAATTCACTCCCGTCGCCGCAGCGCCGCTACCGCTGGCGTCACGAAAATATCTGCCCCGTCCATCGCTGGCCAagactccaaagtccaaaccacTCTTTCCGCAACATGAAAATTACATATTAACCTCTATCAAAAATCATTTCAACATGCAATGATTACATTTTTAGAAACAGAGAGAGGTGTACCATATACCTAAAAGTGGACTGATTCTAGGACGTTTTTCAAATGTTCGAAGTGCACTTATTTTTGGTCTCATGGAGTAAATAGGAGTATTAACCTTGTTTCTAGAACTAAAGTTTATGTGGTTAAGTCTAGTCTAACATGGACGAAATAATTCCAAATAAAAACTCGTATGCACCTTTAAAAGTCTACTCCTAATGAATTAATTGCTGGTGGTTtagttaaaaaaaataaaaatcaattTACTTTTATTCCACCTATTCCGATATACCGAGTATAGCACTAAAGTTTATAGGTAAAAATAAAATTTAGTGCATGGGATTCAAACACTCTTACTCCCTTTTCTGTCGTTTTCGATTTTCGAgaaaataactttgactaaatatatattaaaaatattaatatttatgatacgtaattagtatcattagaaagatttttgaatctagttttttaataagtttatttgaagatataaacgttgcacgtattttctacaaatcgagtcaatgTTTCGGCACGTATATCAATGGCGACAGTTATTTTGGGACGGGGAGTAGGTTCTATCCTAAACTAAActaagtgcctgtttagttcctaagattttgcaaaatttttcaagattccccgtcacatcgaatctttggacgcatgcatgaagcattaaatataaataaaaaataaaactaattacacagtttagacgaaattcacgagacgaatcttttaagcctaattagactataattggacactaattgtcaaataacaatgaAAGTGCTACGGTACTATTTTCTAAAAAATTTCGCCACCTAAACCAGGCCTAACGAGCTGACATGATGCGTGCACTGGAGCAGTGTTAACCTGTGATTGCATCAGGATTACGCGCGACGCCATCGTGGCTCGGTGGCCGGTAGCGCCTGCGCCGTATCCGCTAGGCGATTCTTTGTCGCAGGAAGGCTGTTGCTGATTCGACGGGAAGGCCATGGTGCCGTCGCCCGTCGTTCTGGTAGTAATGGTGACGCACGGCACGGGGTTCGTGAACCCGGGCACCCATTGTTTAATGCCAAGCTGGGAGCTCTGAATCGCCATTGGAGGTGGACTGGTGGAGGCCCAAACCAAACCTAATCATGTGCGGGCCACGTGAGCTGACCCACGAGGCCACGAGCGAGCGAGCCAGCAGCGTTTTGAATGATTAGGAGGAGCAGGGGCGTGATTAACTTTTACTACTACTCCGTACTACTATGGCCATGTTTACTTCTTAAACTCCTGAATTTGGCACtgtacaaaaagaagatttctcgtcacatcaaacttgtggtacaggAATGaaatactaaatatagacgaaatcaaaaactaattacacagtttgattctACTTTACgtgacgaacgttttaagcctaattaatcaatggttggacaattattaccgaaTACAAACGAAAGGTACAGTGCGCTACAGTATATTCAGCGGCACCCAGTTCGGCCAACTAAACGTGCCCTATATAATATAATCCATGGTCGGCCGGATTAACCCAGAAACAGATTGGGAGGACGGGAATGATTAGCTAGGAGGAGAAACTTTTGTCCGCGGCACAGGTGTCGCATCCGCGTAGGCTGCTGGGAGGCCAGGGAACGTGTTCGCTACTGCAGTGCCGTGGGTGTGATCTAGGGCTGGATCTCCAATGCAGTTTATGTGGTGAGATGGTCTGTGCCGACTAGGCGCTACAGTCGATAGCATCAGGGGGGGTTAAGTTAACCGACCGACTAATTAACCGACCCTGGCGTATGCATCGTTCAACGGATCAGCAGTGAGCGCTAGCTAAACAAAACACAGGACGCGGGGCACTTTTGGATTTTATCGTGGTACTAATCCGGCGTTTTGTTTGTGTGGTTTCGAGTTCGAATACGTACAGCTCCTTTGCACCGGCCACACACTCGGCTCCGTCCGGGGTTAAACTATAATGAAGCGCGGGCGATCTGCCGAAATCCAGCTTTCCGCTTTCCGGCACGGGTACGTGATCGCCCGATCGATCGGATCACGCACCGGCCACTTGCTAGCTCACCATCACgaaatgctccatgcatgcattACCGGCCCATTACGCTATCCGTGACGTGATCGCCATTACGATCGTCGAGCTCATTTTGATAATAAAGGCTCTCTTTGTTGGTTTGAAACTGTCTGAAAATACGGTTTCGGCTGAactattgtaagagaaaaatactgaaaAAACCCAAACAAATCGAATATGAGGTAAACCGAACATAACCTTTATTAAATTTGTTTGCTGCCACTACAATTTTTTTATCACTCCCTTGTTTACCtgactcatgtgtggagttaggCTTACAATGAttggcaaagaaaagaagatcACATGGTGTACTGTACGTGGATTATTTCTGGCGATTTTTTTATAGAATTCTACGGTAGTATCGTCTTATAAATCGTATTTTTTTACACAACTATCagtatttttctataaaaaatACAGTTCCGTCATGTCTTATCAGACGATCGGACAATTAGCAGCGCACGCGGTCGCAGGCTACAGCTAGGCGCCTAGGGCACGACGTGACGTGCCCTATGCTTCGCCTGGCCCCCGGCTGGCGCTGCTCGCTCGGCCGCCGTGATATGATGGACGGATGATTGCGATCGGCTGACACGAGGGAACACTGGTTTGACCGCGGCGCGTCTGCAGCGCAGAGACAGAGCAGCAAAatttgaaaaaaagaagaagaaaaaaaatcgtTGGACTGGTCAAGAAATAGTATTAGCGCTGACATTTCGTTGGAATACATAATTAATCATCTatttgttcgtttgttggtttctgGACTAATTTAAATTAGCTGTGTtagtttgttgtgaatgaaaaaTATTATTGCTAGTTTATGCCGGCTGAAACTAGCGAACGGGTGAATAAAAGGCGCGTTACTGATTTTGTTTGGTTCGACAAGGGCATACAGTATATACCCAGCCTCCCGCCAGTTGGGCACGCACATCGGCACATGACATGACCCGGCCATGGGCCAGCAACCAGCAAGCGCGTATGGTGCGGCACTGTGCCAAAGTACAGGGGGTGGGCTCCACGCCGTCGCGCCCAGAAGATGCAACGGGCAGCGGCTTGCTCATCTACAGCAGGAGTAGTACTACGGGTCTGTTTAAATgccgaaaaatttggcaaaatgatactgtagcacttttcgttattatttggtaattagtgttcaatcatagtttaattaggcttaaaagattcgtctcgtggatttcgtctaaactgtgtaattagttttattttttatttatatttaatacttcatgcatgcgtccaaagattcgatgggatgagaaatcttgaaaaatttagtaTTTTGGAAGGGAACTAAACGTTACCTGCTGTCTCCGTTTGTGGAACCAAGTTCTGGCCAGGTCATCTCATCGGAGATCAGACACGGCCGTCAATGGGCAAGTTATGTCTAATACTATACTACAGCATGCCAGCCGCTAGCTTGCTGGCTAGCCCTTGATCATCACGAACTCACAAAGTCACGGCTACAGCTACAGGTGGTGGTAGATCGCCGCCGGAGCCTTCCATCGATCTGCTTCACCGGCCGCGCCCGGATGATCATCATTTTGGTTCTCTCTTGTTGACTCGAGCAGGATTTGGTtaggggcgcgtttagttccggccGGATTCGTCATTTACACCGTGTTTGATGTGACGGCAAAtactgtagcaatttcgtttatatttatgaattattatcaaacattgactaattaggttcaaaagatttgtctcgcaaagttcaaccaaactgtacaattaatttttaatttcatctatatttagtactccatacatgtaccacaaatttaatgtgacgggatcttctttttgtatagtgtggagttttgggaactaaaccaagGGCTAGGTAGGAAACTGTGGCAGCAAAGCAAGTTGTGGCTCACATGCACGTTGGCCGGGTTTCTGGCTGCTGGCTGGAGGCTGCCAGGGGGCAGGGCAGGCACCGGCACCCCTGCCGTGCACGACACGCCGTGACAGATCAGCTGCCGGATCTCGGGCCGGACACTCCTCCTCCCTCACTAGTCACGATTTTCACATGGCCTTGCCGGGTGCCGGTGAACACGGTCGATCGGGCAAGCGGCGGATGCACCGAAATCTCGAGCTGCGGTACGGGCAGAGGCGGCGTTCGTTGGGACGAACCGTCACGCCGTGGAACGGACGAATCGAAGGTTAATTGCTCTGCTACCCGGCAATGGCACGTCACGTAGTAGCCAGGTAGGTGAGTGAGACTCCTACAATGCGTACCCCCTACGGCGCGTCCCTTTGACATCGGCGTTATTCACCAATCCATTTGCAGCGTACGTACGTACCTAGTACTACTAGTTGGTCGGATCTCTTGAGATTTGGATGCAGCTATCTACTTGTCGGGACCAATCCTAGGTACTACCGAGAGtgatcaatattgattcatccaAGCTGTAAAAAATACGACTGCGGCTTCAACCAACTTCTAGGCGCGCAAGCTTCGTCTTGCCCCACACCAagaccacgggctccgcctcgcccgacctctaaaggctagctccacctcgtccgaccccaaggtcgcgggctccgcctcgtccgacctttgagggctggctccgctctTGGGTTtacgctccgccttgcccgacctctggccgcgggctccgcctcacccgatcctgAGGCTGTGGGCTCCGCCGTgcctgacctctaagggctggctccgctctTGGGTTTACGCTCCGCCTTGTTCGGCATCTAGCCacggcctccgcctcgcccgaccctgacgccgcgggctccgccttgcccaaccccgaggccgtggactccgccttgcccgacctccaaggccgtgggcttcgcctcgcccgacccttgggtttgcgctccgcctggCCCGGCCTCTAGCcgtgggcttcgtctcgcccgaccccgagaccgtggtctccgcctcgctcggcgGAGACCCAAGCCACCGCTAACCACTCCAagtccaagtgtatgggcctaggtcaaag harbors:
- the LOC136540070 gene encoding uncharacterized protein; amino-acid sequence: MAVSSPSSAPEKKRKWLLSNRKVIDKYLREARKILTAAPEGGGGDAVAALGLVDAALELSPRMEAALELRARALLALRRYREVAEMLRDYIPSCGKSCSGEDTSSSSSASLLSTGSGDLGTISRAKLLSPDRHRSDDTEPDARPVRSFRCFDISELKRRVLAGLSKNPNTDTQWRYLVLGQACFHLGLIEDAMVLLQTGRRLASAAFRRESVCWSDDSFSSSAAAAAAPSVPSGKTSKSGSAFVIPAMESEAVSQLLAHVKLLLRRRAAAMAALDAGLPAEAVRHFTKILEARRGVLPHRFAAACLVGRAAAFQAGGRPADAIADCNRALALDPAYIPALRARADLLQSVGALADCLRDLDHLKLLYDAALRDGKLPGPRWRPQGGVRYREIAGAHRKLTARIQGLRSRVAAGEACNVDYYLLLGLRRGCTRSELERAHLLLSLKLKPDRAVVFGERLELVDEHRDLEAVRDQARMSALLLYRMLQKGYSFVMSAVLDEEAAERQKAKDAAAAAAAAAAAALAAKQEAAKQEPPQQPAPGQSKMNTESGRPRSPPERAQTVKQKPKRKAKAATTATMPKAPAVAVTSTAPVYQGVFCRDMAVVGTLLSRGGGFDRALPVKCEAMSC